The DNA window TACGCTTTAGAAGTAGTACTTGAATTGGATCAATCGATTCTGGAACACATTTAGAGTATGCTGAAGGATAACTCTGCAACAGTGAGCAAACTCGTCCTCATGGGGTAGAATAGTCAACTttatgacttacttgacttgatcggcgggctgatttcatcgcctgacgcgattacccgcatcttcgccgaggtgtgccgtccttgaacacagctctgcccaaccttctcgatcttctgcgagagcttgcacagaatcaatccattcgtcgctattccatactctgcgaaaccttacgtctcgcctgaactgcctatccacgccgagtgtcctcaggtcctctttcaccacctcagtccagaacttccattTTCgaccaggtggcttcttccagctcaaacccgacaaactcctcagaactcgttgaacaaggcggtctgccggtctccttgatatatgaccaaagaaagTCAACTTCATGTCAATGTCAATGTCTGAACCATGGCCTataaattctaaattaaaattttttctatgaaagtTTTGAGAACAGTGTTAGAGCACAACAGACAATAAAAGGGTATTCAGAATTCACCTAGGACACCGacactattttcttcttcgaatccCAGAAATGACAAGCAACAACATCTGGGTACAATAGATTTGGTGTCTTCTCTCATCGCACAGACCATAgcattaattaaaaaaataacatacatgaaacacgtagctcgaaaactcaaaaatagtaaacgttttgtttttgctaaCTGCAATGCCTCATTCCTGAAATCTCAGAAATTATACGCAACACCATGTGGGTGTATTACGTTATTAAAATCATGTTTccattaaataaattaagcataaatagaaaatagaataactGAATTAGGTAGCTTgaatcttattttaaaaaatattttaaaaaaataaaaaataaaacaaaacaaaaaataaaaatattatttaaaattataaaagttTGGTTCCTCCCAACTGCATTACTATTGAACTCTCGCGCTCTCAAAGGGCATATATTATGATTTGACTCAGCGTCGAAAGTTGTTCAATGATCCGGATGAAGTCGTCGGCTCCCGCTGTTGTGACTGCTTCGCATATTCACATAGTCAAATATGGCGATGTTCTTTGGTGATTGTTTTGTCTGGAGACTCCTCACGGCAAAGGACACCTATTGGAATTGAAGTTGAATCCATTCTACTGGTTTATGGGAACATCAAGTCACTTTAAATGAACAACATTCTTATGAAAAGGGGCTAGGAATTATACAATTCTTCTTTACCCTTCCTTGCCTACATTCATCCTGTAATGATAAGGAAAGGAAATTCTAGCGGACTCATGTTAGCTCATAAAGCTCATGTTAGCTtacaaaataaagaacaaaGGATAGGTTGGTCGACGCTAACCCATATATTTTGGGATCCGCTCCACTACAGATTAGAATCATAAGGGATTACATCCCCTCCTTAATCCTCTCAAGCAAACCTGGGACTCTGTGCCCGACCTCAGAGTCCATAAACACTTTTGTCCTCTTTTTCATCCTAATTAAATCTGCTTTCGTAAGCATTCGTTACTATTCCAGTTGATGTATCTACCAGTTGTCTTCATCCAACTATTTTAGAAGACTTCCTTCGTTCTTAGGTTTTGTTATTTAGTTAGGAACCATCGATCTGGTGCAAACGTTGTAGAACCTCCTACTGCTACATTATACTAACGCCACTCTTAAGAAATATAAGTGACAAACAGAGCCCACAGACACACCTCACTAGAATTTTCATATGCGATTATGCAATGAAACACAGAACATAGTTCACTCGCCACCGACTTCATAAACATTCTTTGTTTACTGTGCACAGTAAAAGcactaaaatatttgtttaaaaCGGGGCTAATTTCCCCATTGTATAGAGATTATTAAACATTTTTGACCATTCTATTTAAATGAGACTTCGTGATCACGGTTCACAGTTGGGTCCTCGAAAACGCATTGCTTATAACAGCATTTTCTAGGATAGCAGACATAAGCTCTTGAGTTCTGCACTCCTGAGTAAAAGTTGCTCTATCAACCATGTATCTTCAACCAATGGtagttttaaaagattttcttcgttatttCTTCAGGGCAGGTGTTAGACAGCACTCAAATTCTTGCtcagaaattttattcttcattgtCTTTCTACTGACTAGAAGTTCCCGATGATGTCGATTCCGTGTATACTAACTTTCGtgagttattttctttcagtatCATTCACACACGTCCACATTATAACACGAGTGATTTAGATTCTGATAGCAGTTTCTTTGACGGAGAGTACACACGATATTCCGGATTGCCCTGCGAAAAAACGCGCTCTAAGTGATAACCTAAGAGACCAGTTATTCTCGGGAATCCTGGCTCAAAAACCTGACTTGGTATACCATCAGCTTTTGTCATCTTCCCTTACAGATCTTTACTGCTAACTATGGATGGCAGACCCAACTCGTTAGATTTAGAGATGAAAGCTGAAAATATTAGCCTCAAAATAACAAAGAACTTCGAATATAAGAGCTACCCTATGTCTTCATCCTAAGTTATTCGCTAGAAAGTGCTCGGTCaagtaagaggaaaaaatggaaaagactCTATTTTTCCATAGTACACTTATCCATTTTCACTCACATTTAGTATAAGGAATGAACCTTTGCTTTCAAGAAGTACGACTGTGGTTTGGAATTGAAAGCTGCACGTATCTTGGAGCGAAGTGGTCCTGGAAGTAAAGCTATGAAAACCCTATCTAACAACAAATCccgtttattttttgaaatgtaatcagttttcttcatttcaattcGTTGTTGTcgtatggaaaaaaagttgttcaaaTACTGAATTTAGAGAAGAGGAGCCCGATATTGGTGTGGGAGTTATGACCAAAGCAGCTTTAAATACCTGGAAGGATTACATTTCTCTCGTAAGAAATCTCTTCCGCTTTCCTTTAATATATTGGCTTAATACTTTTTTCAGTTGGGTCACCGAGAAACCGTCGGCTGTAACTACGTTTTCCAGGATAAGAAGCACAAGTACATCTGCATTTTTGAGTAAAAGAGAAATGTTTCACGTACCAAGTCCTGAAAAAGCTTCTTTTTGCTCCAGATAAATTTTTTCTGTCACAAAAACTAGAATTTCAGCAAGACACTTGCTTTATGCGCCGCTCAGAAGCGTCTAAAGCACCGACAGCACCGGTAAAGACACTTCGTTTGTTACGATCAGTCAGTCTCAGGcgctgatcaatccgcttgggatgctccaccacgttcatttcaattcagaattgcttgaggtttatgaaagTGTAACtgacccatacaatgacttgcggtggctagccgatgtgtcaagtcagtgtttttatcctcccagacaagtctggtaccactttatcgttcccggagggatgaaaggcttggtgagcaccagggcggaatcgaaccttcatcgatcgtgcagacagcggaacctatAACCggctacgctacacccgccctcttTGTTTGTTATGATCAGTAAACTACGCAGAGAGTACTTCGTGAATCTCCTCACCAAACGACTGTGCTTAATACAATTCAAGCCTACGGAATGCTTGGgaacatcggctggcccccgcaagtcactgtacaggccagttacacgttcgtaaacctcaaccgattctgaattgaagcgaaacTTATGGAGCATCAGGAGCGGATTGAGTGAAACCGGACACTTTGCCCTTTATACTAGAAAATCTGGTTCTAGCTTTTTTGATCTTTCCCTGCTCAGAAAGAATCAATTAGCCTATAGCATGAGCTATCGATTGCGAATCAGATGCAGGTGATGTAAATTTTTGAGTGATTCCTTTTCTGACAACAAAATTGCGTAATAAAACTTTTTATGGTAACTAAACAACAGTAAGAATGATGTTGTAAGAGCTATGGCTATCCCATCCACAAATTTCCGGCCAACATTAATCCCCACGCTTTGTACTCATTCCACAACAATTCTCATCTTCGATTTCAATCGTTAAGATGTATCTCTCTTGTACTCTGCTTGAAAGAAAACGATACTATAGTGTTTCGCAGGAAATTTGGGACCATGGCGTCGCGGGAGAGGTAGAGAAAAGTTGTGTTCCCAGAAAAATCTCACCACGTGTTAACTAGTTGGTTTCTTTTGAGTGGATGATGGGCTGTACAGTTTTTCAACAACAACGGAAAAATAGtgaaagttttccttttttccgttttccttCGCAAAGTTCTTTTTAGGGCTGTTCAACTGTTTCAATATTTAATTTCGGTCACTGCAAAACACTGCAAAAACTGCACATACTGTGTAGGCGTTTGCACGGTGGTTAATGTACACACGATTAAATGCTAATTAATATTCTCTCAAACAATACATTTAATTTGACCGGCAATTAATTTCTTAGGGTTTTCTCCactacagagaaaaaaattacataatGCACTTTAGTAATTtacaaatttacaaatttttaacGTGAAATTTACTTCAAGTGTTCTGTGGAGTCTTGAACACAGCGCAGCACTACCGTAGGAGTTTCAGACGGTGCgaaaatttaaataagaaaaggaaatagaagagaacaaaagaatgaaagttGCATGTGCTACAACTGGGATATACTACAATTGGGTAGGGCATTTTGGGGATTCAATCAACTACTGAACTACCAAACCCAGGAGACCTTCGGTGGTCCAAAGGAAGTAGGACTAAGTCATgagctgagttttttttttaccttggTAGCAAGgactttcattcaaaaaagcgAGGGCGGTGTACCGAAGTctgttagaggttccgctatggCTGCACGATCTTCGGATCCACCCTAGTGCCGATcaaccctttcatccatccataCAAGATTCATCTTAcacaataaaaacactgactcctTGCGCTATAAGTCATTTTAAGGCTTCATAATTCATAATCCATAATAAAATTCATAGtcgttcataaacttcaaagtCTGAGTTGATGCCGAACGCGTGGGTGCATCCCCATAGAGATTGGTGTACACGTTATGCTTCATTTACTTTATGGaggcaaaacaaaacaaaatgtcaattttttgTAGTCTTTACTGAGTTAATAGTCGTACATCTGTTTAAACTGAGATACGTTTCCCTTCTAGTATAAATGAAACGTAAAAATGAGTTCCTTCATTCAAAACtattgttgaatttttcattacgTATGCTGGTATGTTCCTCCTTAACCTTACTGCGACTGGGTCACGTAGGGAAATTTTCAATCGAGAATGGTTGCTTCGACGAAGAACCGTACTGTGTCTGGTCATGAATGGTTaatgcgaagaaaaattttttgctaTAGGCGTTAATGCTCTTCGTTCGTTGTTTTCCCTTTCACTAAATTGaatagtcgtaaaaaaaaattgatagaaaCAATAATCCTCTTCTGCAGCatatatttgctttttttgctcagtGGTCATACGTTAATAGCTCTCCTTCAATTGTGGAAGTTAACGCTTTATAGAGTAGGTGAACAAAGATGATCTGACATTGGGCATTTTCATCAATGAATCGGAATTGACGTGAGGCCAAcatttgcaacaaaaattgTCCAAAATATTTCCTCACTAGGAATTTCAGAGGGAGACCTATGACATTTCACTGTGAGTATTTCAAACAGACCTGGACATCAAAGGAATGCAGCAGCTCCGTTCTTCCAACGTTAACGTCGTGGCGATTTGTGGATTCCCTTTATTCAGAAGATTTTAGATGAAGAGCTGACGTATTTTCTTGAGCACATCTTTTCCAAGTTGAAAACAACCTAGAAGTTGCTCACAACCCACCAACCTGAGGTAATGAGGTTCGAACTACAAGCATTCGTGAGGATTATTAGATCTGTGTGCTAATAACctccctttttttcagaacttccCACCTTTCCATCCATTGCTATAGCGGCAACAGGAGATAAGGAATTTCTTGGGGTCGCGATTGGTTTCGGACCGGGTCTTCTTCCCAACTCAACCAAATTCTTCCTCATACAGAGTCTTTGTGCATGAACCACTTTTAATTTCTAGTGATGAGTATCATGGGAAAGCTGAATCGCTTTTGAGAGACAAAAAAGAGTGTTCTCTCAGGTGGAACGCCAACAGCCCATGAGGTACCTATCGACCGAGTTTTTGGACTTCACTAGACCACGCAAGATAGCGGTGGAAGAAGCCACAAACCAGCAAATAGTTGCTATTCCTGGATTTTGCAAACCTGTTGTACACATCTAGTACGAGACTGCTCCTCCGCCGTATAGTTGGACTATGTGGAGACGGTGAAGAGGCAGCCGTAGACGTTCCCTTAAAAGCCTTCGAGATATTGCGTATCCTGTGtatggttgggtcaaaacgacatgaagcacggacagttgcgcaagcggttgcgctcgaagcggcgcggtagagcgtagcgagTGGGATCGTGCAAGGATTCttgctaccgccacccatctctgcggttcgctatggtcccacctcgattctgccgctgtctccaccacagcgcttcgagcgcgcagccgctcatgcaactgtccgtgcttcatgtcttcaTGTGATATGAAgaacggtgcatttgcgtacgcagtcgaaacggcgcagtggaggcaAGGGGGGgacgaggtgggatcatcgcaaactgcagggATGGGTGGTTCCAGCAAGGATTCCACTACGCTCCTAACCACTAAGCTCCAACAGCTCCAACAGCATGCAAGGAACTACACAGATATGAGGAATAATGAAAACGAATGGTAAGAAAATTGGTCCAGTTTACTGaataagttcaaaaaaaaattgcctaaCGATACATGATGTGGTCTtctaagaaagagaaaaagttaaCTTTGTCTAATTATCACCTTCAGAGCGGTGGATGTAGTGTGGCGGGttgaggttccgcttcctgcttTCGatgggaggttcgaatccgccctgtactcaccaagcctttcatccctccggggtcgataaactggtaccaggcttgtctgggaggataaaaacactgacttgacacatcggctagccaccgcaagtcattgtataggccagatacacgttcgtaaacctcaaacgattctgaattgaagtgaacgttggggctcatcccaagcggatagACTAAcgcgccagaaactttatcctttatcctttattaccTTCAGGAAGACTAGAAATGTTATcaaatgaactttttcttccaagaggTCAGGGAGGTCGTGTAAGGTCCTTTTGCTGTACATGTATCTTCCATTCACACAACTAGGTTTTTATCAGTTTCTTCTGTTAAGATTTATTCACCTGTTTCACAAGTACCAACATTATTTTCAAGTTAGTTTCAGATGGACAAAgtctacaaaaaagcttgtcACTTAAAGTATATTGATAACTCTCATTTCCGTCACTTTTTAAAGCTGGaatgtttctttcttcagCTTCAACTCTTCATATgtgtaatttgaagctattagatgcaCCCTCCTCGCATATATCACGTCAgaatttctcttgtttttggtaatgttacaaaattgagatcaaTTCATACAACAAAATCCTCCTCAAGATTCTCGTCACGAAAATTTCAGTGGATGCTTCTGattcttcaaaacaatttagttgttcgtgaattatatcctagtcGGTGATGTAGCGTATGAACAGACGTAGGAATGTAAGAAGGTCAACCATTTAGGTGGTAACGACTACGATTCCCCACAGGGCACGCTCCTTCGCTAAATGTTCAGGCAAGATATGATCGAAAGTCGATGGGTACCTCTTCACACGCATCCGGAccatagtagagtcaaaacgacatgaagcacggagcagttgcgtaagtggttgctctcgaagcggcgcgctGGAAATGGCGGTTAGAATCTATGTAGGACAATCGCGAACTACGGCGATGGACTGTGGTACCAGGGGTCCTCACGCGATCATAACCGCTGCGCTTCatatagcggttggaatttaGGTAGGACTtccgcgaactgcagcgatgaacggtgatagcaggggtcctcactcgatcataaccgctgcgctccaccgcaccgcttcgagctcaaccgcctacgcaactgcactgttctccatgtcgttttgacctgactatatttTATCATGCATCAAGATTACCTTTAAGCCAGACTTGAGTTTGGAAGCCATGAAGAAGGTGGATGTGATTCGAATGATACTTCTGTGCTTTACTTGTATGTCTGGTAAACAGATGTGTAGTGGGGTCTGAACGCAGTTgcacaagcggctgcgctcgaagcgatgcgccACGCAAAGCGATTAGAATTGAGGTGAGACGCTTTCTGACACCATTGCCCGCTGCAGctggcgatggtcccacctcgattccaatcgctacCCTCTGCCGCACCACTTCGACCGCAACTGCTTACGGAACCACATCGTGgcccacgtcgttttgaccctactatatgttaGTGTTTGGTGAAAGACCAAAGAGTGTAGTTCCTGCACTCGCTAAACCATAACACGTACACGCGGAAATTGAGGAGTcattaaaaacactgaaagaaACTACTCAATAACAACTTCACCAACTTTCTAACTCTGCTTCCGCATGCTCCTTCATCCACGCAAAAATGAACCGATCCAGATCTCTGCTCCCAGATTCATTTCTCTCCTTCAAGACGATACTTAAGTTTACTGTAGAGCTATAGTACAGCTTTGTTCACCACTTAATTCAGATGGAGACATAGAAGCCGCCACTATTCTTTCAGTAAGAAGTTCCTTATTcaccattatttatttatttatttctccatttttacTTTGCGACGGATTCCGTACAGAACACTGATTTATTTTCCATGTCATCTCGCTTCAGTTTTACTATTAAGAGGTAATGTGTGGATAATTCCGGGATTTCTTAAAAGAGATAGTAACACTCAGAGACTCCAGCACGTTGCACGGCTTATCTGTTGAAAACGGCAGGTTCTACCGCTTCTAAGATCTTGAAAATTTTACTCTACTTTCCTAATGAAGTTTCCTTCCATAAtaaattcttttgtttgttgttattgAGTAAGACTCATTGATTTATCGAAGACCATTCTGCTACCTTACATTCCCGCTGTCATTTCATCTATACAGTTCTCCTGTTCAGCTCCGTTGAAACTATTATTTGCTACGTTTCTATAATTTATcctttgaaaaagtgatgaaatttttgcagcaagAACAAATTGAAGATGTCTCAATGGTACACAGTTGCCTTTGTGAGTCATGGCTTCTGTCTAATGTGTTGCAGTCCATTGTCTACAATATGGAAACTTTAGCTTCTACTAGCTGCTTGTTTTTGGGAAAGCCACCAAGCCGCACCTCCAAAATGCACTCATCTGAAAGAGTTTGCTCTGGATAACAGGATCAGAAATCAATTGTCATCATTGATCACTGCTGAACTTTCTGGATTGGTCAGTTTCCTGAGACCACGGTCAAATCATTTTGTTTCTTGGAGGTTTCAGTTCAAAGAAAATCTCGGTGCTAAGTTGAAAAAACTAAGTTCCGACGAACTGTTTGCAAATGAATATGTTGTAGTGGGATTTCTTGTCACTCATACTATTTTAATCTAAATATTAGGATTATTGAAAGGAAATGTGGAAGTATTGGGTGAATGTTGCGAGACCATCAAAaatattctgtttattttcggCGAACAACACAAAAGAAACATATTTATGAgttgaactttaaaaaaaaccctattTTGCTTCTATCTtgctaatttatttatttatttatttcatgtttattttgttttttatactttatttcattcatttcattcatttatttacttcataattattaataatgcACTGTTGGAAGATCATTACCTCTTAAAGGAATATGATTGCTTTTTGGAATTGGTAGCAGCAGTGATTTTGGACGACCCTGAAACGGATTACAGTTGGCTTCCAGAACATGGCATGTACCCTCTCATTTTTGACACGTAAgtatttttgctgcttttttccaCTGAATTTAATTCgcttaaaattttctaattgttttttCAGCTATGAAACAGATGAAAACGCTGGAGCGAAAGCAGCTATGGAATTGTGGAAGACATATATTCATAATGTGAGAAATATGTGTTTAATGTTCATTTGAAGATGTTTTCAGAGAATATTCTTTCAGGTGGgtgaaaaaacaacatttgcaTGTGGACATAATCTTGAGTCTGACGGCTTACATGTGTTTATCTGCAttctaaaataagaaaaatgttttttccacTGAAATGGGTAATAAACTGTTTTCACAGTGGTAAAGTAGCACTGTGCTTAATGACACTAAAATTAGAAGTTTCTTTATCAAATAATCGAATAATCGAATAATCTCACGGCCGAAAGTACGTAGACACACGATTCCTCAAGCGGGTTCAACCCGTGGGTATTGAGTCAGGAAATGGGATCATTTTTTTAGGCTTTCTAAATTTGtacgaaattttttcctttaaggTAAGGAAAACAGTTCACTCAGCCAAGAAAGCTCTGTGACATTTGAAactcttctgattttttttttgaaattttctggtcATCTGAAACATAACTGCAAATCTTCGGGAGACAATTGAtcggattttttgaaatcacatCTATGTGAGTGATATACCAGATAAATGGTGACTGCTCtagcgcaaaccaagccttttatccctccggggtcgataaattggtaccaacactcgtctggaaggataaaaacactgacttgatcattggctgGACCCCGCATGCCGTCGTATAGGCCAacactcgttccaaaacctcaacgattacgaattgcagaaaaacgcgttggtgcatcccaagtggattgatacggcagtgattttatcctctatcctaAGTGATATTCTTCGTATTCAGTATCCGATGTACTTTATTCGAATTTTATTGAAGGCTGATTAATCTGCTGACGTCTCAGCGTACACAGTTCTACCCACTGATGACTATATTTGGTCAGGCGAACCCGACGCCTCCGCAGCGAATCACATGGGTGTGGTGTTTTACCAAGAATTTTGTAAACGACTGTCTGATTATATCTGAACGATCGGATTGTTTTTCTACCTCAGAACATCAATAATTCTGTAGTCCActgaaataaagagaaaataaaataaaactaacatAAGGTTTGATCTCTGTAGCCGACCAATATGTTCAAGTTATCCTGAAATTTCGAAAGATTACTACATCATTCTGATAAAGCAAAAAAGCCAGCCAAAATTATAAGTCTCTGCATAGTTACGACATATTGAAAACGACGTATCTACATCGTTTttcaaaggcagcgcatcacaCAACTGATGTTGGATTTTCTCAATCCACGCTTAATTTCGTctggggaaaaagaaaaagggcgTGGGAAACAGCAGTGGTTGCACCTACGGTctctacgatgcaacttattacgcagTAGAACACACGTGCAGAAACATCGTTCTGTGTCTACAATCCAACTAAAACTCATCTCAAATAAACACTGGAAGCTGCTGCCCCAGGAAAACCGCGGCGTGTTGCTCATTCTGTTACTCCCTGATTCTATAGTCCGTAATAAGTAGCGTCGTTGCGGGAGACGAGACTGCAGGAC is part of the Necator americanus strain Aroian chromosome V, whole genome shotgun sequence genome and encodes:
- a CDS encoding hypothetical protein (NECATOR_CHRV.G18206.T2) — its product is MREDTKSIVPRCCCLSFLGFEEENSVGVLGHGSDIDIDMKLTFFGHISRRPADRLVQRVLRSLSGLSWKKPPGRKWKFWTEVVKEDLRTLGVDRQFRRDVRFRRVWNSDEWIDSVQALAEDREGWAELCSRTAHLGEDAGNRVRR
- a CDS encoding hypothetical protein (NECATOR_CHRV.G18206.T1), translated to MVCAMREDTKSIVPRCCCLSFLGFEEENSVGVLGHGSDIDIDMKLTFFGHISRRPADRLVQRVLRSLSGLSWKKPPGRKWKFWTEVVKEDLRTLGVDRQFRRDVRFRRVWNSDEWIDSVQALAEDREGWAELCSRTAHLGEDAGNRVRR
- a CDS encoding hypothetical protein (NECATOR_CHRV.G18207.T1) — its product is MMSIPCILTFILIAVSLTESTHDIPDCPAKKRALSDNLRDQLFSGILAQKPDLKYDCGLELKAARILERSGPGSKAMKTLSNNKSRLFFEIEEEPDIGVGVMTKAALNTWKDYISLLGHRETVGCNYVFQDKKHKYICIFE
- a CDS encoding hypothetical protein (NECATOR_CHRV.G18208.T1); the encoded protein is MSQWYTVAFLLLAACFWESHQAAPPKCTHLKEFALDNRIRNQLSSLITAELSGLEYDCFLELVAAVILDDPETDYSWLPEHGMYPLIFDTYETDENAGAKAAMELWKTYIHNVGEKTTFACGHNLESDGLHVFICILK